One Mercurialis annua linkage group LG3, ddMerAnnu1.2, whole genome shotgun sequence DNA window includes the following coding sequences:
- the LOC126675404 gene encoding auxin-induced protein 22D-like: MAFERDGDLNLEATELRLGLPGATKTAEEFPTPTSKCNKRSFPESDHELSRNNSNNVSDEKNGGEHNSTAPPSKAQVVGWPPIRSYRKNCFQAKKSESEVAGNGNFVKVSMDGAPYLRKIDLKMYKCYPELLKALEDMFKFKVGKFSEREGFNGSEFVPTYEDKDGDWMLAGDVPWEMFINSCKKLRIMKGSEARGLGCAL, encoded by the exons ATGGCGTTTGAAAGAGACGGTGATCTGAATCTTGAGGCCACTGAGCTCCGATTAGGCTTACCTGGCGCCACAAAAACCGCCGAAGAGTTTCCTACTCCGACTAGCAAATGCAACAAAAGATCATTTCCTGAGTCAGATCATGAATTATCAAGAAACAACTCTAACAATGTCTCCGATGAGAAAAACGGCGGCGAACATAATAGTACTGCTCCACCGTCCAA GGCGCAAGTTGTTGGATGGCCACCAATCAGATCTTACCGGAAAAACTGTTTCCAGGCAAAGAAATCGGAATCTGAGGTCGCCGGAAATGGAAATTTCGTTAAAGTTAGCATGGATGGTGCTCCTTATCTTAGAAAGATTGACTTGAAGATGTATAAATGCTACCCGGAGCTTCTTAAAGCTTTAGAGGACATGTTCAAGTTCAAAGTTG GTAAATTTTCTGAGAGGGAAGGGTTTAATGGATCAGAATTTGTTCCTACTTATGAAGACAAAGATGGTGACTGGATGTTGGCCGGAGATGTTCCATGGGA AATGTTCATCAATTCTTGCAAGAAGTTGAGAATCATGAAAGGATCAGAAGCTAGAGGCTTGGGTTGTGCTTtgtaa